GCGCCCTCGGCGGTGGCCCCCGGGGCCTGCGCCCGGATCGTCAGCCGGGTCCACTCCAGGGCCGGCGGGCCGTCCCACCTGCTGCTCAGCCGCACGTCCTGCCCCGGCAGCAGCTCGGCCGGCAGGCCGGTGAGGGTCCGCTGCGACAAGGTGCGACCGAAGGCCCCGGAAACGGTGAGGGCGGCGCGGGGGCGGAGGGTGACATTGCCCCGGTTCTGGAGCGTGTACGCGACCTCGGCGCGTCCGTCGCCCCCACCGACCCGGACGTCCCGGACGGCGAGGGCGGGCGCGGTCGGCCCGGTGACCCGGAGGTGGAGGCGGGCCGCGACCGCCTGCCGCACGTCGATGCCGGAGCCCGCGCCGGCGGGGCGCTCCTCCAGGGCCACGACGGCGCCGGGGTGGTCCCCCGGCTCGGCCCGGTCGGGGACGGTGACGGTGAACCCGACGTCGACCGATCCCCGGGCCGGCACGGTCACCCGCTCCCGCGCGAGCGCGGTCCAGGCGGCGGTGGCGCGGCGCGGCTCGTCGGGGCCGCGGACCGCGAAGCCGCCGTCGCGGGCGGTGTTGTAGGCGTCGGCGGCGTAGAGCCGGAAGGTGCGGGGGCGGTCGGTGCGGTTGGCGACGGTGACGGTGTCCCGGGCGACCGTGCCGGGGGCGGCCGCGAGGTAGAAGTACGGGCGCTGTCCGACGGTGTTGGCGGCGGGGAGCACGGACCACCGGCCGTTGTCGGCGGCCGTCGCCGGTCCGGCGCCGGCGAGCCAGGCGAGGCCCGCGGCGACGAGGGCGACGGGGAGCCGCCGCCAGGTGGCCGACCGTGTCACGACAGGGTCAGCGTCAGGACGGCCGTGTACGCCCCCGGCGGGGTGTAGGGCGGGACGCGCAGTTCCAGCCCGGCGTCCACCGTGAAGGTCCCGCCCGCCGGCGCGCCGTCCGCCGTGGAGGCCAGCACGGCCCCCTCCGGGCCGACCGTGCCCGCGCTGCCCGCCCGACAGGCGCTCGGACTCCCGGCCGCCGCGACGCACCGCGGGGTCCACGTCAGGGAGGCGCCCGGGATCCGGACGCCGCCCGGTCCCGCGAAGTCGGTGATCCTGCCGACGAGCGACCAGCCCGCCGGGCCGCCGCGCGCGTCCTCGACGGTGACGGTGCCGATCCGGCCGCCCGCCGCCCCGCCGTCCCCGTACGGGACCGCGCCGAGCGTCACGGACTCCCCCGCCTGGGTCATGGCCAGCGCGCCCGGCTCGACGACCGCCGTCACCTTCCGGGTGCCCCGCGAGGGCGGCGCGGCGTCGACCACCGTGGCGGCTTCGATCACCGTGGCGGCTTCGATCACCGTGGCGGCTTCAACCACCGTGGCGGGTTCGATCACCGTGTAGGCGGCCGGCCCCGTTCCGCCCTGTGCCGACCACACCGTGCCCTCGTACGCGACCACGCCCGTGGTCCCCTTGTCGGTGACCGGCAGCTCGGCCCGGACCACGCCCCGCTCGTCGGCGGTGGCGGCCACCCGGTCGGCGGTCTCGGCGGCGCCGGTCCGGCCCGCCACCGTGACGGCCGCCCCCGGGGCGAAGCCGGAGCCGGTGACGGCGACCCGCGCACCCGGCTTCCCGTACGCCGTCCCCAGCGTGAGCGCGCGCAGGTTGGCCGTCGGCAGCGGGGTGGCCGTGAGGCGCTCGGACACGGGGGCGGCGCCGGCCGCGGTGCACGCGGTGTCCAGGTCCGCGGGGTGGCCGGTGTGCAGGGTGTAGCCGCCCGGGGCGAGGGTGATCTCGCCGGGCGCGGTGACGGTGAAGGTCCCGGTCATGGTCACGCCCGGCAGGGCCGCGCCCGGCGGCACCGGGTCGTTGCGTCGGACGCCCACCACGGTCACCTCGCCGCTCTGCGCGCCCGCGAGCACGATCCGCCCGGTGGGGGTCACCACATCGGCGGGCAGTTCGCTCGCGACGGGGTTCACGGCGGGGGTCGCGGCGATCCGGTACGTCACGGTGACGGTGTCGCCGACCTTCGGGGCGGGGTCGTCGACGCTGATCCGGGCCGTCGTCGGCCCGTCGGCGGGCGGCAGCCCGGCCTCCTGGGGCGGGAGGCAGTGCGTGGGGAACTCCACCTGTCCCGGGGGCGGCGGCTCCCCCTCGGCGGCCGGCGCTCCGCCGGTCGTGGCGGCCAGCAGGACCACCACACCGCCGCTCACGGCGACGGCCGCCGCCCACCGTCTGTCGCGCGCCCCGGCCCGTCCCGCCCGTCCTGCTCGCACTGTCCGCCCCCCGCGTTCCGTCGCCCGCGTTCCGTCGCCCCGGCAGGGGGTCAATTCACGAGCGGGCGGCGGGAGAAGTCAATGCGCGGAACCGGCAGCAACTGATGACCCATCAGAAGATGGGAGAGTGCCCGACCCGCCCGGGCCAACCGACCCGACGGACCCGACGGACGCGACCGACCCCACCGGGGCGCCCGAGGCGCGGAACGTGCGCCGGTACGCCGTCGGGCTCACCCCCAACGCCGCCTGCACGTGCTTGCGCAGCGACTGCGCCGTCCCGAAGCCCACCTCCCGCGCCACCTGCTCCATCGCCAGTTCCGTGCGCTCCAACAGCCGCCGGGCGCGCTCCACCCGCTGCCCGACGATCCACTCCCCCGGGCTGACCCCGGACTCCTCCCGGAAGCGGCGCGTGAACGTCCGCACCGACATGGACTCCTGCCGGGCCAGGTCGCTCAACCGGATCGGTTCGTGCAACCGGTCGAGCACCCAGGCGCGCGCCGCCGTGGTACTGGCCGACTGCGTTTCGGGGACCGGACGTTCGATGAACTGCGCCTGACCGCCGTTCCGGTGGGGCGGTACGACGGTCCGCCGGGCCACCTCGTTGGCCACGGCCGCGCCGTGGTCACGGCGCACGATGTGCAGGCACAGGTCGATGCCGGCGGCGACCCCGGCGGAGGTCAGCACGTCCCCGTCATCCGTGTAGAGCACGCCGGGGTCGACCCGCACGGCCGGGAAGAGCCGCTGGAAGTGCTCGGCGGAGGCCCAGTGGGTGGTCGCCCGGCGGCCGTCGAGGTACCCGCCGGCGGCGAGGACATAGCCCCCCGTGCAGATGGACACCAGCCGGGTGCCGGGTCGGATGTGGCCGAGCGCCGCGCCGAGCGCCGCGGTCAGCCGGCCCTCCTCGTACACCGGCCCCAGCTCGTACGAGGCGGGCACCACCACCGTGTCGGCGGTGGCCAACAGCTCCGGGCCGTGCTCGACGGAGACCGCGAAGTCGGCGTCCGTGGCGACCGGTCCGGGGCGGAGCGCGCAGGTGAGGGTCTCGTAGAAGGGCCGCCCGGCCGGGTTCTTGGCGTACCCGAAGATCCGGTGCGGGATGCCGAGCTCGAAGGGCAGCAGCCCGGCCAGGGCGAGGACGACGACACGGTGCGCGCGGGGCTCCATGGCCCGATCGTAGCGAAGCATGTCATTCAGGCCACTGTTCGGGCGGCGCCCGCGGGCCGGAAGCTGACTGCGTGACGCAGACAGCCTCCACCCCCGCATCCCCACCCGCCCCCGCGCCCGCCACCCCGCGGAAGCCGGGGCGCGTGCACCGCGCCTGGTTCGCGGCGGCCGTCGCCTTCGTGACGATCATCGGCGCCGCCGCCTCCGCCTCCCTGCCCGGCCTGCTCATCGAGCCGTTGCACGAGGAGTTCGACTGGTCGCGCGGCACGATCGGCCTCGCCGTCTCGGTGAACCTCGCCCTCTACGGGCTCACCGCGCCCTTCGCGGCGGCCCTGATGGACCGCTTCGGCATCCGCAAGGTGGTCGCCGTCGCCCTGCTGGTCATATCCGGCGGCACCGTGGCCACGCTCTGGATGACCGAGTCCTGGCAACTGATCCTGTTCTGGGGCGTGCTGGTGGGCCTGGGCAGCGGCTCGATGGCGCTGGCCTTCGCGGCGACCGTCACCAACCGCTGGTTCACCGCCCGGCGCGGGCTCGTCACGGGCATCCTGACCGCGGCCGGGGCGTCCGGTCAGCTGATCTTCCTGCCGCTGCTGTCCTGGCTGGTCGAGCACCACGGGTGGCGCCCGGCGGCGGTCACGGTCTCGCTCGCGGCGCTGGTGGTCGTCCCGTTCGTCTGGCTGCTGCTGCGCGACCATCCCGCGGACGTGGGCCTCGCGCCGTACGGGGGCGCGTACGTGGAGAAGCCCGCCCCGGTCCCCGGAGCCGCGCGCCGGGCGCTGACGGTGCTGTTCAAGGCGGCCCGCACCGGCCCCTTCTGGCTGCTGGCCGGCACCTTCGCGATCTGCGGCGCCTCCACGAACGGCCTGGTGCGGACCCACTTCGTGCCGGCGGCCCACGACCACGGCATGCCGGTGACGGCCGCCGCCGGGCTGCTGGCGGTGATCGGCGTGTTCGACGTGGTCGGCACGATCGCCTCGGGCTGGTTCACCGACCGCTTCGAGGCGCGCCGCCTGCTGGCCGTGTACTACGCCCTGCGCGGGATCTCACTGATGTTCCTGCCGATGCTGCTGGCCCCGTCCATTCACCCGCCGATGATCTTCTTCATCATCTTCTACGGCCTGGACTGGGTCGCCACCGTCCCGCCGACCATCGCGCTGTGCCGCGAGCAGTTCGGGGAGGACGGCGCGATCGTCTTCGGCTGGGTCCTGGCCTCGCACCAGGTGGGCGCGGCCGTGGTGGCCTTCCTGGGCGGCCTCGCCCGCGACGCCTTCGGCTCGTACGACCTGGTCTGGTACGCCTCGGGCGGCCTGTGCGCGATGGCAGCGCTGATGGCGATGGTCATCCGCCGCCGGCCCGCCGTGACCACGGCCACGGCCTGAGCGTCCCGTGCCGCCGACCGGGCGCGGCCCGGCCCGGCGGACGTCGGGAACGCGGTGGACGCTCCCCCGGGCCTCAGCCGGCCGGGGTCGTGGACCTGAGGGTGCCGTCCGGGGCCGCGAGGAGGACCGGGGTGTCGGGGCCGCCGAGGTCGCCGACCGCGGCGCGATCGGCGTCGGACGGGGCGTCGGCCGCGCTGACCACGGCCGCGGCCTCCAGGGACCGCGCCCCGCTGGCCACGGCCATGGCGACGGCCGTCTGGAGCGCGCTCAGCTTGAGGGAGTCCAGGTCCACGGTCCCGGCGACGTACGTACGACCCGTCTCGTCCCGGACCGCCGCCCCCTCGGGCACCCCGTTGCGGGCGCGGGCGCTGCGCGCCAGCGTGATGATCTTCTGGTCCTCGGGGTCGATCCCGGTGTTCCCGGTGTTCCCGGTGCTCTCGGTCATGGGCGAAAGCATATGGAGCGCCTCGACGGGCCGTGCGACGACCCCGCCGAGGCGCTCTCCCTGACGCCCCCGACGCCTCGGACCGGACCGGGCGTCCGCCCGCCGCACTTCGAGGACGTCGCGCGGCACCGGCGCCGCGCGTCACGGCCGGTCGAGCCGCAGCCGCTCCGCCTTCGGCAGCCCGGCGACCACGAGGTCGTACGAGTCCTCCACCAGCTCCCGGACCATCGCATCCGGCAGCCCGCCCACCGTCACCGTGTTCCAGTGCCGCTTGTTCATGTGCCAACCCGGCACGATCGCCTCGTGATCGACCCGCAGCCGCACCGCGAGGTCCGGATCACACTTCAGGTTGATCTTCAACGGAGAGGCGCCCAGCGCCGACAGCGCGAACACCTTCCCCAGCACCTTGAACACCGAGGTCTCGGGGGTGAAGGGGAACTCCTCCACGGCCTCGTTGAAGTCCAGGCAGAACGCCCGCAGTTGCTCCGGCGTCACTCCGAGCCCTCCTCGCCCTCGCCGGCCGCCGCGACCACCGGCTCCACCAGCACCGTCACGATCTTGTTCCGCCGACCCGCCGGGGACTCGGCCGTCAACCGCAGGGGTCGCCCGTCCGGTTCGGGCAGGTCCACGATCGCCGAGGCGCCGGTGATCGGTACCCGGCCCAGCGCCTTGGCCAGCAGTCCGCCGACCGTCTCCACGTCCTCGTCGTCGAAGGCCTCGACGCCGAACAGCTCGCCGAGGTCGGTGATGTCGAGCCGGGCCGTGACCCGGTAGCGGTCCTCGCCCAGGTCCTCGACGGGCGGCAGCTCCCGGTCGTACTCGTCGGTGATCTCGCCGACGATCTCCTCGAGGATGTCCTCGATGGTGACGATGCCCGCCGTACCGCCGTACTCGTCGATGACGACGGCCACGTGGTTGCGCACCGACTGCATCTCGCGCAGCAGGTCACCGGCGTTCTTCGTGTCGGGCACGAACACCGCCGGCCGCATCGCCGTCGACACCAGGTCGGACTCCGCCTCACGGCTGATGTGCGTCTTGCGGACGAGGTCCTTGAGGTAGACGATCCCGACGATGTCGTCCTCGTTCTCCCCGGTCACCGGGATGCGCGAGAACCCGGACCGCAGCGCCAGCGTGGTCGCCTGACGGATCGTCTTGTACCGCTCGATGCAGATCAGGTCCGTGCGCGGCACCATCACCTCGCGCACCAGGGTGTCCCCGAGTTCGAAGACCTGGTGCACCATGCGGCGCTCGTCGTCCTCGATCAGGGATTCCTTCTCCGCCAGGTCCACCATGGCCCGCAGTTCGGCCTCGGAGGCGAACGGCCCCTTGCGGAAACCCTTCCCGGGCGTGAGCGCGTTGCCGATGAGGATGAGGAGCTGCGGGATCGGGCCCATGACCCGGGCCAGCGGCACGAGGACGTACGCGGCCGCCGTCGCCGTGTTCAGCGGGTGCTGCCGGCCGATGGTGCGCGGCGACACCCCCACGGCGACGAACGACACCAGCACCATGACCCCGATGGCCACGAGCAGCGCGGTCCAGGTGTCGCCGAACTCGTCGAGGCAGACGTACGTGACGAGCACGCCCGCCGCCATCTCGCAGGTCACCCGCACCAGCAGCGCCACGTTGAGGTAGCGGGTGGGGTCGGCGGAGACCTGGAGGAGCTTCGCGCTGCCGCGCCGCCCCTCCCGTACGGCCTGCTCGGCCCGGAAGGCGGAGATGCGGGCGATCCCGGACTCGGCGCACGCCGCGAACCAGGCGACCACGACCAGCAGGACCGCGCCGGTGATGAGTTGGGCGGCGTTCACGAGACGGTGGGCGCGGGTGACGGACCGGTCAGGCCGCGCTCACCGCGCCAGCCGTCGACGATGGCCGCCTGGAGGCCGAACATCTCGGCCTTCTCGTCCGGCTCCTCGTGGTCGTACCCGAGCAGGTGCAGCACCCCGTGGACGGTCAGGAGCCCGAGCTCCTCGTCCATGGAGTGCCGCGTCGGCGCTTCCTCGCCCTGCCGCTTGGCCACCTCGGGACACAGGACGATGTCGCCGAGGAGCCCCTGCGGCGGCTCCTCGTCGTCCTTCGCCGGCGGACGGAGTTCGTCCATCGGGAAGGACATGACGTCGGTGGGTCCGGGCAGGTCCATCCACTGGATGTGGAGCTGCTCCATCGCCGCCTCGTCGACGACGATGACGGACAGCTCGGACAGCGGGTGGATCCTCATCCGGGCGAGCGCGTAGCGGGCGATGTCGAGGATCGCCTGCTCGTCGACCTCGATTCCGGACTCGTTGTTGACGTCGATCGACATGGTGCGCTGGGTTCTACTTCCGCTGGTAGCCGTTCCGGGTCTGTGTGGAGTCCCGGCTGTCGTCGTACTTCTCGTACGCGTCGACGATACGGCCGACCAGCTTGTGCCGGACGACATCCTCGGACGTGAGCCGCGAGAAGTGGATGTCCGGCACCCCTTCCAGGATGTCCTGCACCTGACGCAGACCGCTCTTGGCCCCGCCCGGGAGGTCGACCTGGGTCACGTCGCCGGTGACGACGATCTTCGAGTCGAAGCCGAGCCGGGTCAGGAACATCTTCATCTGCTCGGTGGTGGTGTTCTGCGCCTCGTCGAGCACCACGAACGCCTCATTCAGGGTCCTTCCCCGCATGTAGGCCAGGGGTGCCACCTCGATGGTCCCGGCCGCCATGAGCCGCGGAATCGAATCCGGGTCGATCATGTCGTGCAGCGCGTCGTAGAGCGGGCGCAGGTACGGGTCGATCTTGTCGAACAACGTGCCCGGCAGGAAGCCGAGCCGCTCGCCCGCCTCGACGGCGGGGCGGGTCAGGATGATCCTGCTGACCTGCTTCGACTGCAGGGCCTGGACCGCCTTGGCCATGGCCAGGTAGGTCTTGCCGGTGCCCGCGGGACCGATGCCGAACACGATCGTGTTCTTGTCGATCGCGTCCACGTACCGCTTCTGGTTGAGGGTCTTGGGACGGATGGTCCGGCCGCGGCTGGACAGGATGTTCTGGGTGAGCACCTCGGCGGGTGTCTCGTCTCCGGCGCCGCCCTTGCCGTTGCCGTTCGCCTTGAGCATGGCGATCGAGCGCTCCACTGCGTCCTCCGTCATCGACTGCCCGGTGCGGAGCACCAGCATCATCTCGTCGAACAGGCGCTGGACCAGCGCGACTTCCGCCGCGTCGCCGATCGCGCTGACCTGATTGCCCCGAACATGGATGTCGGCCTTCGGGAAGGCCTTCTCGATCACGCGCAACAGGGCGTCGCCCGATCCGAGCACGGTCACCATGGGATGGGTGGCCGGAACGGTGAAGTGGGCGCGCGCCTGGCCCGGCGCGGGGGTGCGGGCTGTCGGTGTCTGAGTCATGGGCCGGCACTGTGGCCTGCGCATACCTCCCACTGAGGGGTCGCTCGGGTCGTCGACCACCGGACTACCAAGGGTACGACTCCACCGCCGCTTCCCCGAGAGGTTTTCCCGCACGCGTCCCGGCCCGTCGGGGCGCGCCGGACGGGGCGCGGGGCGACCTGCGCCTAGACCGGGTGCCGGAAGCCGATCGTGGGGACCGCGCGGCGCCTCGGTCCCGGTGTCGTCCCGGACGGGACCAGCTCCTCCAGGAAGGCGTACCGGCCCCGCAGCTCGGCCGGGGCCGTCTGCCACCAGTGCGCGACCTCCGGCCATCCGGGGGCCGACAGGGAGCCGCCGAACTCCTGGACCGACAGGGCCGCCGTCAGCCCCGCGAAGGCCAGCCGGTCCACGAGCGGCCACTCCGCGAGGGTGCCCGTCACGAACCCCGCCACGTACACGTCGCCGGCGCCCGTCGGGTCCAGCGCGTCCACGACGATCGCCGGGACCTCGGCCGTCTCCCCGGTCCTTCCGTCGACCGCGTACGAGCCCTCCGCACCCATGGTCACCACGGCCAGCGGCACCTTCTCGGCCAGCGCCCGGGCCGCCGCGCGCGGACAGTCGGTGCGGGTGTAGCGCATCGCCTCGCCCGCGTTCGGCAGGAAGGCCTCGCAGTGCTCCAGGTCGGCCAGTGCCCCCAGGTCCCACCGCCCGCTCTCGTCCCAGCCCACGTCGGCGAAGACCAGGGAGCCCTGCCGGGCCGCCTCGGCGACCCACGGCTCGACCCGGCCCGGTGCCAGCGAGGCCACGGCCGCGCGGGCGCGCGGCGGGCACAGGGGGAAGGGGTCGGGGCCCGCCG
This region of Streptomyces sp. NBC_00513 genomic DNA includes:
- a CDS encoding beta-xylosidase; protein product: MRAGRAGRAGARDRRWAAAVAVSGGVVVLLAATTGGAPAAEGEPPPPGQVEFPTHCLPPQEAGLPPADGPTTARISVDDPAPKVGDTVTVTYRIAATPAVNPVASELPADVVTPTGRIVLAGAQSGEVTVVGVRRNDPVPPGAALPGVTMTGTFTVTAPGEITLAPGGYTLHTGHPADLDTACTAAGAAPVSERLTATPLPTANLRALTLGTAYGKPGARVAVTGSGFAPGAAVTVAGRTGAAETADRVAATADERGVVRAELPVTDKGTTGVVAYEGTVWSAQGGTGPAAYTVIEPATVVEAATVIEAATVIEAATVVDAAPPSRGTRKVTAVVEPGALAMTQAGESVTLGAVPYGDGGAAGGRIGTVTVEDARGGPAGWSLVGRITDFAGPGGVRIPGASLTWTPRCVAAAGSPSACRAGSAGTVGPEGAVLASTADGAPAGGTFTVDAGLELRVPPYTPPGAYTAVLTLTLS
- a CDS encoding GlxA family transcriptional regulator, which codes for MEPRAHRVVVLALAGLLPFELGIPHRIFGYAKNPAGRPFYETLTCALRPGPVATDADFAVSVEHGPELLATADTVVVPASYELGPVYEEGRLTAALGAALGHIRPGTRLVSICTGGYVLAAGGYLDGRRATTHWASAEHFQRLFPAVRVDPGVLYTDDGDVLTSAGVAAGIDLCLHIVRRDHGAAVANEVARRTVVPPHRNGGQAQFIERPVPETQSASTTAARAWVLDRLHEPIRLSDLARQESMSVRTFTRRFREESGVSPGEWIVGQRVERARRLLERTELAMEQVAREVGFGTAQSLRKHVQAALGVSPTAYRRTFRASGAPVGSVASVGSVGSVGPGGSGTLPSSDGSSVAAGSAH
- a CDS encoding MFS transporter — encoded protein: MTQTASTPASPPAPAPATPRKPGRVHRAWFAAAVAFVTIIGAAASASLPGLLIEPLHEEFDWSRGTIGLAVSVNLALYGLTAPFAAALMDRFGIRKVVAVALLVISGGTVATLWMTESWQLILFWGVLVGLGSGSMALAFAATVTNRWFTARRGLVTGILTAAGASGQLIFLPLLSWLVEHHGWRPAAVTVSLAALVVVPFVWLLLRDHPADVGLAPYGGAYVEKPAPVPGAARRALTVLFKAARTGPFWLLAGTFAICGASTNGLVRTHFVPAAHDHGMPVTAAAGLLAVIGVFDVVGTIASGWFTDRFEARRLLAVYYALRGISLMFLPMLLAPSIHPPMIFFIIFYGLDWVATVPPTIALCREQFGEDGAIVFGWVLASHQVGAAVVAFLGGLARDAFGSYDLVWYASGGLCAMAALMAMVIRRRPAVTTATA
- a CDS encoding cytidine deaminase, which translates into the protein MLSPMTESTGNTGNTGIDPEDQKIITLARSARARNGVPEGAAVRDETGRTYVAGTVDLDSLKLSALQTAVAMAVASGARSLEAAAVVSAADAPSDADRAAVGDLGGPDTPVLLAAPDGTLRSTTPAG
- a CDS encoding MmcQ/YjbR family DNA-binding protein, whose amino-acid sequence is MTPEQLRAFCLDFNEAVEEFPFTPETSVFKVLGKVFALSALGASPLKINLKCDPDLAVRLRVDHEAIVPGWHMNKRHWNTVTVGGLPDAMVRELVEDSYDLVVAGLPKAERLRLDRP
- a CDS encoding hemolysin family protein — its product is MNAAQLITGAVLLVVVAWFAACAESGIARISAFRAEQAVREGRRGSAKLLQVSADPTRYLNVALLVRVTCEMAAGVLVTYVCLDEFGDTWTALLVAIGVMVLVSFVAVGVSPRTIGRQHPLNTATAAAYVLVPLARVMGPIPQLLILIGNALTPGKGFRKGPFASEAELRAMVDLAEKESLIEDDERRMVHQVFELGDTLVREVMVPRTDLICIERYKTIRQATTLALRSGFSRIPVTGENEDDIVGIVYLKDLVRKTHISREAESDLVSTAMRPAVFVPDTKNAGDLLREMQSVRNHVAVVIDEYGGTAGIVTIEDILEEIVGEITDEYDRELPPVEDLGEDRYRVTARLDITDLGELFGVEAFDDEDVETVGGLLAKALGRVPITGASAIVDLPEPDGRPLRLTAESPAGRRNKIVTVLVEPVVAAAGEGEEGSE
- the ybeY gene encoding rRNA maturation RNase YbeY, which produces MSIDVNNESGIEVDEQAILDIARYALARMRIHPLSELSVIVVDEAAMEQLHIQWMDLPGPTDVMSFPMDELRPPAKDDEEPPQGLLGDIVLCPEVAKRQGEEAPTRHSMDEELGLLTVHGVLHLLGYDHEEPDEKAEMFGLQAAIVDGWRGERGLTGPSPAPTVS
- a CDS encoding PhoH family protein — its product is MTQTPTARTPAPGQARAHFTVPATHPMVTVLGSGDALLRVIEKAFPKADIHVRGNQVSAIGDAAEVALVQRLFDEMMLVLRTGQSMTEDAVERSIAMLKANGNGKGGAGDETPAEVLTQNILSSRGRTIRPKTLNQKRYVDAIDKNTIVFGIGPAGTGKTYLAMAKAVQALQSKQVSRIILTRPAVEAGERLGFLPGTLFDKIDPYLRPLYDALHDMIDPDSIPRLMAAGTIEVAPLAYMRGRTLNEAFVVLDEAQNTTTEQMKMFLTRLGFDSKIVVTGDVTQVDLPGGAKSGLRQVQDILEGVPDIHFSRLTSEDVVRHKLVGRIVDAYEKYDDSRDSTQTRNGYQRK
- a CDS encoding carbohydrate kinase family protein, with protein sequence MKLDPLGPVRDPQEPGCDVFLTGTVFLDIIFTGLDSAPVRGTESWARGMGSSPGGVANMAAALARLGLRTSLAAAFGDDHYGEYCWDALEQGEGIDLSMSHTLPGWHSPVTVSMAYEGERTMVSHGHEAPPPAGPDPFPLCPPRARAAVASLAPGRVEPWVAEAARQGSLVFADVGWDESGRWDLGALADLEHCEAFLPNAGEAMRYTRTDCPRAAARALAEKVPLAVVTMGAEGSYAVDGRTGETAEVPAIVVDALDPTGAGDVYVAGFVTGTLAEWPLVDRLAFAGLTAALSVQEFGGSLSAPGWPEVAHWWQTAPAELRGRYAFLEELVPSGTTPGPRRRAVPTIGFRHPV